Below is a genomic region from Gemmatimonadota bacterium.
CTCCGAGGCCAAAGGCATCGCCATCCCGTACGGCATCTACGACGTGTGCGCGAACCGCGGCACCGTCTTCGTGGGAACGTCTCACGACACGCCCGACTTCGCCGCCGACAACCTCGTCCGATGGTGGGAGTGGGAAGGCCGCGAACGCTACACCGGTGCTCCCAAGCTGCTCGTGCTCGCCGATGGCGGCTGTAGCAACAGTCCGCGTGTCCGCGCCTTCAAGGTCGCCCTCCAGACTCGCCTCGCCGACCCGCACCAGATCAGCGTTACCGTTTGTCACTATCCAGCGGGTGCCTCGAAGTGGAACCCCATCGACCATCGCCTCTTCAGCGAGATCAGTAAGAACTGGGCCGGACAGCTGCTCCGCAGCTACGCCGTGCATGCGGCTCTTGAGCCCGAAGCGATCGATCACGTCCGCTTCTGCACGCCCGAGGAGCTGTTTGCGCTCCTCGAAGAGTTGGAAGCAAAGAGCGCCGGTGGGGAGAAGACCGTGCGAGGCTGGCGCGTGAAGACTCGCTACCAGGCCCTCGACGAGGGCGAGAAGACCACGCGCACCCGGGCAATCGCCAAGGTGATCCTGGGAGCCATGAAGCGGCTCAAGGACGAGTGACGTGACCGAACGCCGGTAGACTTCGGGGACTCGGGGGACGTCCAGACGAGACGTTTGACAGCCGCAGCAGCTGTGGTACGATGGAGGGAAGGCATCCAGGCTGGAGTACAGGGCGCAACAAACGCCCCGCGCCCCACCCGGACCTCCACGCTCATGGACGAGGTAAGAATTAGTCACAATCCGCTCGGAGGTCGTCGAATGCGGTCCTACACCTTCCGAATTGAGATCGAGAAGGACTCCTTCCCTGGAGGGGAGCCCGGTTTCTTCGTGCGCGTGCCAGCCCTGGAGCACCTGGGAGCGGCAACCCAGGGGCGGACGCGTGAAGAAGCCATGAGCCACATCCATGAGGTCCTCCAAATGATCGTGGAAGACCTCGTCGAAGAGGGTCAGCCCATCCCAGCCGAAGCGGCGACGGTTTCGGATGAGCCCCTCGTCACTGTCACTCTGTGAATCCGGTCGACTACTCCCTTCTCCGCTCCCTCACCGCCCGCCGACTCGAAAAAGCTTTGACCCGTGAAGGCTTTCCCATCGCCCGTCAGCGGGGCAGTCACCGCCGTTATAGTCACTCCGACGGCCGTCGCGTGACGGTACCCTTCTCGTCCGCGGGCGAGACGTTCCTTCCTAAGACCCCTCAGAGCATCATCGAGCGACAAGGTCACTGGACCGAAGCCGACCTCCAGCGGCTCGGCCTGCTCAAGTAGGAGTCAGGCCCACGCATCTGCGTGGGCTTCGTTTTTTCTCTGCTTGACCGCGGGGCATCGCGCCCGAATCCTTCCGCAACGTGCAACCTGATCTCCCTCCAAGAAGCCATCGACACCAGTTCCCCGGCCAGCCGGCTTTTCTCCACGATGACCGCCGCCATGGCCCAGTGGGAACGGGGGGAGATCGCCGACCGGTCGCCGCTTCGGTCGTCATGCGGGCCAAGCTGGGCAAGTCCCTGGGGGGCGCCGCACCCTTCATAGCGCGGAGGGCTTTCAACGCGCCCGATCAACACGTCGCCCGATCAGCCCCGCATGCGATCCAGGTATCGGTACTGGAGGGCCTCGGCTGCGTCGCGGCAGCGAATCTCCTCGACGCCGTCCAGGTCGGCAATCGTGCGGGCCACTTTCAAGATCCGGTGGTAGGAGCGCGCCGACAGACCCATGCGATCGACCGCGCGTTGAAGGAGGCGTGACACAGCTCGACTTGGCCGGCACCACCGACGCAACTCCATGGGACGCATCTGGCCGTTGGCGTGCACCGCCTCGACCCCCTCGAAGCGGGCCTCCTGGAGCCGTCGAGCCTTTGAGACGCGTTCCTTGATCTGGGCGCTGCTCGACCCCTCGCCGTCTCCCGCCAGCTGCTCGAACGGCACCGGCGGGATGTGTAGGTGCAGGTCGATTCGGTCGATGAGCGGTCCTGAAACCCGCCCCATGTAGCGGTGAACCACTGTGGGATCGCAGAGACACCGATCGGTGCCGTCCCCCCAGAAGCCACAGGGACAGGGGTTCATAGCCGCCACGAGCAGGATCCTGGCGGGGAAGCAGACGGCCGATCCGGCCCGCGACAGATGGATGACTCCGGCTTCCAACGGTTGGCGGAGTACGTCCAAGACGTTTCGGCGGAACTCGGCCAACTCGTCGAGGAAGAGGACGCCGTTGTGCGCCAGGCTGACCTCCCCAGGCCGGATCGGAGACCCACCGCCGACGAGCCCGGCGTCGCTGACCGTGTGATGGGGGGCCCGGAAAGGGCGCCGAGACACCAGCGGCGCCCCCCTCCCCAGCGTGCCCGCGACCGAGTGAACGCGAGTGCACTCGATTGCCTCGTCCAGAGTGAGCGGCGGTAGGATCCCCGCAAGCCTGCGCGCCAGCATCGTCTTGCCCGACCCGGGTGGCCCCAGGAAGAGCACATTGTGTGAGCCCGCGGCGGCGATTTCCAGCACTCGCTTCGCCACCGCTTGGCCTCGTACGTCACGCATGTCAAGGCCGTCCGAAACGCTCTCCTGCAACAGCCCGCGGAGATCGAGGGCGCCCTTCTCGAGCGACCGTCCCCCGCTGAAGTGCGTGATGACGTCACACAGGGTCGCCGCGCTGAGAACGGTCAGACCGGGGACGACACTCGCCTCTCCGGCGTTCGCAGACGGCACCACCAGGGTGCGGATGCCCGCCGCAGCACACTCCGCCGCGATCGGCAGTGCGCCGCGAATGGGTCGAAGCGAGCCGTCGAGCCCCAGCTCTCCCAGGAAGGCGCACTCGCCGAGGCGACCGTCATCCAGGTGCCCGCCGGCCGCGAGCAAGCCCACCGCGATCGGCAGGTCGAAGGCCGTTCCTTCCTTGCGCACGTCCCCGGGGGCGAGATTCACTGTGATGCGCCGGGGCGGCAGGGGGAAGCCCGAGTTCCGCAGTGCCGCCGCGACCCTATCGCGGCTTTCGCGCACCGCACCGTGCGGCAACCCGACGACGGTGAAGGCCGGAAGCCCAGAACTCAGGTTCACCTCGACCTGCACGAGAAACGACTCTACGCCTCGCAAGGCCGCGGTGTGAACATGAGCGAGCATGCTTCACGCTCGTCGCAGACCCGGGACGAAAGCATGGCGGAATCAGCCCCCGTCACCTAGGCGATTCTCGGCTTGTGCAGTCCCACACGGCCCGGTACGATGTGGGCGCTCCGACCCCTGAAAACTTCCAGAACTCACACGGAGAGTGTGCATGAAGGTCGCCGTTCTGAAGGAAACACGTCCTGGAGAGCGCCGGGTCGCCCTGGTCCCTCAAGGTGTGAAAGCACTCCTCAAGGCGGGACTCGATGTGACCGTGCAGGCCGGTGCGGGATCGGCCTCGAGTATCTCTGACGATGAGTACGAAGAAGCTGGTGCCACCGTCGCCCCCTCCGCTGCGGAGGCTCTCCGGGACGCGGGCATTGTGCTCGCGGTGAACGCACCGTCCCTCGGGGACGTGGCGGCAATGTCCGAGGGCACCATCCTGGTCTCGTTCATGAGCCCACTCACTAACCCGGACCTCGTTCGCGCGCTCGCGGAATCGAAGATCACGGGGATCGCTATGGAAATGGTCCCGCGGATTACGCGAGCGCAGTCGATGGACGCTCTCTCCTCCCAGGCGACCGTGGCCGGGTACAAAGCGGTGCTCATCGCCGCCGACCACTTGCCGAAGTTCCTCCCCATGTTCACGACCGCGGCGGGCACGATTCGACCCGCGAAGGCGCTCATTCTCGGAGCGGGCGTCGCGGGGCTGCAGGCGATCGCGACCGCTCGACGCCTCGGCGCCGTGGTGCAAGCGTTCGACGTCCGGCCCGAGGTGAAGGAACAGGTGGAGAGCTTGGGCGCCAGCTTCTTGGAGGCCGACGAGGAGGTCGCGGCCGAGGGTGAGGGCGGCTACGCGAAGGAACTCTCGGAGGACCAGCATCAGAAGGAGCTGGACCTCATCGCCGGCGCGATAGCAGACTGCGACATCGTGATCACCACGGCTCAGATCCCCGGCCGGGACGCACCGCTGTTGATCACGGAAGACATGGTCAGGTCGATGCGTCCGGGGTCTGTGATCATCGATCTCGCTTCGGAGAGCGGCGGCAATTGCGCGCTGACCCAGAGCGGCGAAACCGTTGTCGTGCACGGTGTGCAGATCCTCGGGCCGGTCAACCTAGCAGCCGGCATCCCGGTGCACGCGAGCCAGATGTACTCGAAGAACATCGTGACGTTGGTCAGTGAGTTCGTCGCAGAGGAAGGCCGAATCGAACTCGACATGGAGAACGACGTGGTGGGCCCTTCTACCGTCACGCACGAAGGCCAGGTCACGAACGAGCTCGTGAAGAACGCGCTGTCGGTGTCGTGACCGCCGCCAGTCGACCCAGACTCAGACTCACTGCAACCTCCCAGGAGAACCGATGGGCGAGTTGATGATCGGACTGTACGTGTTCGTCCTTGCGGCGCTGGCCGGTCGCGAGGTCATCACCAAGGTGCCTCCCACACTACACACCCCGCTCATGTCCGGCGCCAATGCGATATCCGGTATTGCCATCGTCGGCGCGATCGTCGTCGCGGGTCGGGCCGAGGGCACCACGCAGATGGTGCTCGGCGTCGTGGCAATCACCATGGCCACGGTCAACGTGATCGGGGGATTCATGGTGACGGATCGCATGCTCAGCATGTTCAGGAAGAGGTAGGCCGACATGAACGCGGACATCCTGGTCGAACTGACCTACCTGCTGTCGGCGATCCTCTTCGTCGTCGGGCTCAAGCGGCTGCAATCACCGGCAACCGCGCGCGGTGGTAACGCGCTCGCGTCTTTTGCGATGCTTCTCGCGATCATCGCGACCGTGGTGGATACCGACATCCTCAGCTGGACCGGGATCCTCATCGGTGTGGCGATCGGTAGTATCATCGGCAGCATAGCAGCCCGTAGGGTCCAGATGACGGCTATGCCGGAGATGGTCGGCGTATTCAACGCCTTCGGTGGTGGCGCGTCGGCGCTCGTGGCCGTAGCCGAGTTCCTGAACCTCCCCGGAGTAGGTTTGAGCACGGGGGGCGTCTCGATGCTGCTCGGGACGCTGATCGGCGGCGTGACCTTCTCCGGGTCGTTTATAGCGTTCGCCAAGCTGAAGGGCATCCTCACCGGAAACCCCATCACCTTCCCGGGCCAGAATGCCACGAATGCCCTGCTCGTCCTGGGCACGCTCGCGCTTGGCGCGATGACCCTCGGTGTCTTCGGGGGTCAGGATCCGACCACGCTCTTCTACGTCTTCTGCGGCATATCGCTCCTGCTCGGCGTCCTGCTGGTCATCCCGATCGGTGGCGCCGACATGCCGGTCGTGATTTCGCTGCTGAACTCCTACTCGGGCCTGGCCGCGAGTGCAGCGGGATTCGTGATCGGCAACATGGTCCTGATCATCGCCGGTGCCTTGGTCGGGGCCTCCGGCCTCATTCTGACCCAGCTCATGTGCAAGGGCATGAACCGCTCCCTCGCCAACGTCGTCTTCGGCGGCTTCGGCGGCACCGCGGGTGTCGATCGCGCGCTGATCGGCAAGCGCCCGGTGAGGAGCACGGACGCCGAGGCGGTCGCTGCGGAACTCGGATACGTGAATTCGGTGGTGGTCGTGCCGGGATACGGGCTGGCCGTTGCGCAAGCCCAACACGAGCTACGCAAGGTCGGCGACCTACTGGAAGATCGGGGCGTGGATGTGAAGTACGCCATCCACCCGGTCGCCGGTCGCATGCCGGGTCACATGAACGTGCTGCTCGCAGAAGCGGACGTCAGCTACGACAAGCTCTTCGACCTCGACGAAATCAACGACGACTTCTCGAAAACGGACGCGGTACTCGTCGTAGGCGCGAACGACGTCGTGAACCCCGCGGCCCGAGACCCGCAGTCGGTCATCGCGGGCATGCCGATTCTCGACGTGGACAAGGCACGTCGGGTCATCGTCATGAAAAGGAGCCTCTCTCCGGGCTTCGCCGGCATCGACAACGAGCTGTTCTATGCGGAGAACACGCTGATGTTCTTCGGCGATGCCAAGGAGTCGATGGGAGACCTCGTTCGCGAGGTCCGCGAGCTGGCGTAGGCGAGTTACCTACACGGCTCTCTCATCGTCGGCGGCGTTCTGAAGGAGCGCCCAAGCCCGCCGCACGTGAGAGGACGTCGTCCTCAGATTCCCGATCGAGAGCCGCAGCGCGACGCGGCCGCCGAGCTCGGTGTGGGTCAGAAGGACCTCTCCCGAACGATTCACACGTTCCAGGATACGAAGGTTGGCAGCGTCGGCGTCTTGCTCGTCACTACCGCCTGCCAGGAACCGAAAGGCGACCGTAGACAGTGGTGTCGGCGCCACGCGCTTCCACTGCTCCGCCTCATCGATCCAGGTCGTGAACTCCTTCGCCATCGCCACGTGTGCGCGAAGACGCTCGATGATGCCCTCACGTCCGAACGCGCGGAGGACGAACCAGAGCTTGAGAGAACGAAAGCGACGGCCGAGTGAGACCCCGTAGTCCATGAGGTTCCGCCCACCCTCCGCTTGGGGTGCGGTGAGATACTCGGGAACGATCGAGAACGCTCGGACCAGTCGCTCCGGACGCCGGCAATAGAGCACCGAACAATCGACCGGAGTGAACAACCACTTGTGCGGGTTGACCACGATGGAGTCGGCGTGCTCCCAGCCGGCCAGCAATGGCCTCAGCTCGGGTACGATGGCCGCAGGGCCCGCGTACGCCGCATCGACGTGCAGCCAGAGGCCGAAGTCGCGGGCGACCTCGGCGATTTCGCTCACCGGATCGATCGAGCTGCTCGATGTCGTGCCGAGCGTCGCCACAACCGCGACGGGTCGAACACCAGCCGCCATGTCTTCTTCGATCGCAGCGCGGAGCGCGGCCGGCCGCATGCGAAACTCGGAATCGCTCGGTATCGCACGATATCCGTCCCGACCGAAGCCCAAAGTCAGGACCGCCTTCTCTATCGAAGAGTGGGTCTGATCGGACGCGTAGACCCGCCCGGCGGGCCGCCCGAACAGACCCCGCTCACGGGCATCGGGATACGCCACGTCGCGCGCCGCGGCCAACGCATACAGTGAGGACGAGGAAGCCGTGTCGTTGATGACCCCGTCGAAGTCGGCCGGCAATCCCAGGAGTTGACGCAGCCAATCCGTAGTGGTCTCCTCGAGTTCGGTAGCCGCGGGCGAGCTGCGCCATACCATCGCGTTCACGTTGAGCGCCGCTGCGAGCATCTCACCGAGAATCCCCGGCGCGGAGCCCGTGATCGCGTAGTAGCCGAAGAAACCGGGGTGATTCCAGTGCGTGAGTCCAGGTACGATGATGTCACGAAAGTCGGCAAGCACCCGCTCGAGGGGCTCGGCGACCTCCGGTGGCGCGGCCGGCAAGGCAGCGCGCACGTCACCGGGTCGTACGTCCGGAAAGACGGGAAGATCTCCGACGCCCGCAAGGTAGTCGGCCATCCAATCGGCCACTTCGTGTGCCAGAGCTCGGAACTCTTCCGGCGGCAGATCTCGGCTCATGGAAGGGTGATCGGAAAGGGGAGCGGGCCGCCACCCGTGCTGTCGCACGGGTCCCCGAGTGCCACGGCCTCAGAGGGCACCCGCGCATTGCGCGGGTCGCGGGGCGACGACGCCATAGCCGTCGCTACGGCTAGGAGCTCCAACGACGGAGATGGGGCCGTGCCACCGCAACCCACACACTCATGTGTCCTTTCATCCCGGTGCTGGGCACATGACGGTTGCGCGGTTGATCCATCGTCTCTCCTCGTCGGACCACCGCCTTCGGCGGCGGTGCCCGCTCGGCTACGACTCCTCGTCGTTCCTTGCCTGAACGCGCGCAAGCGCGGGGCACCCACGCCGCATGGCGTGGGTCGCGCGGCCCACCCCCCTTTCCGATCACCCTTCTAATGCGCCTTCGTGCTCTCCCGCCCGGTCGTCACGAGCACGCTCACCGTCGATTCGAACTCGGCCCGAATCACGCCGAGCTGCTGCCGGACCTCTTCCGCCAAGGTCGCCGGCAGCACGGGGTCCCGGGGTTCACCCTTATCGAAGAGCTGGAAGAAGAGCGCGTCCGTGTGGCCAACGCTGCCGTGCGTGACCGCCCTATCGATGGCGCGGTTGAGATGAAGGATTTCTCGTAGAGAGAGCGGCACCTGACCCCCCATCGGGGGATCGCGATACAGCTCACGAATCACCAACTCGCGCAGCACCTGCAGCTCCTCGATGACTTCCCCGGCGGCCAGACCCCTTTGGGCTGCGGTCGCACCGAAGAGCTCCGCGCAACGATCCCAGATCGGCCTTACTTCCCTCCTCAGCGGCCCTAACAGCGATGGGAGAATCGCCACCAGCAATGACATGAACTCGTCCATGATCGGGTCCCAAGGCTCGCTGCGCCCCACGCCGTTCTCATGGATTCGCCTCGCCCACTGCTCGCGAATAGCTGGCAGCCTCTGCTGGAGCCACTCGGCGAGCTCGAGGGGCGCCACACGGCGGCGCCCCGGGCCAGCGATCCGCGTGGCGGAGCTGGGCCCCTTTGCTCTGTCTCGATCTGTGGAGTAGTTCTGCATCCGGGTAGAGATGCTCCGGGCTTACCGCTGCAGGGCGCCTCCGGTGGCGACATCTCAGAGCCGGGAGGGTTCGGCTCCGAGGGCATTCAAGATGCCAGAATCTGACCGCTCTCACCAGTCTAGCAGACTGAGAAGAAGTCCAGTGGGCTGCCGACGACCCAGCTAGCCCACGGAATCTGATCGCTGCAGCCGGACCGACACCGTCGTTCCCTCACCGGGCACGCTGGTGACGTCGACCGACCCTCCCCACGCGTTTACCAGTCTCTGCACGATCGGAAGACCGAGCCCGGCGCCGGTGGAACGCGTGGAGAAACGCGGTTCGAAGATGCGGAGCAGCAACGCCTCATCGATGCCGGAGCCGTCATCTACGACCTCTACTACCACGACACTGTCCCCTTCCGTGCGTCCGCAGATACGAACGACTCCTCGATCACCGATCGCGTCACGGGCGTTCTCCATCAGGTTGACGAGAACCTCCTTGAGCTCCGAGCCACGCGACACCACGGTAGGCAGATCGTCTGGTACGTCCTGCTCGAAACTCACGAGTGGAGAGGAGCCGCCCCCGTAGAGCGCCATCACATCATCGACCACGGCGGGTATCGAGACCACGGACAGCGGCGTTTCCCCTTCTCCGCTTGGGGCGCCGAAGCGCGAGAAACTCTGCGCGATCGCGGCCAGTCGATCGATTTCCGCAAGCATCGCATCAGCGTTCTTGACGAGGATTTCGTTGAAGTCCGTGGCTTTGTCGTCCCAAGCGCGACGGATGTGCTGGATACTCAACTTGATCGGTGTCAGCGGGTTTTTGACCTCGTGGGCCACCTGCTGTGCCATCTCGCCCCACGCCAGTACTCGCTCCGCGCGTAGTTTATCCGTCACGTCGTCCAAAGCGAGTACAACGCCGCGGCGGCTACCCAAGCTTTCGAGCCGGCTGGCCCGCACATTCACACGACGGTTGTTCGCGTGCAACTCCGTGTCCGCCTGGTCGGCAGAACCCGCGAGGAAGTGAGCCAGCCAACCGGAGAGCGCTTCACCGAGCGGGCCCTCACCGGGCACGCTCCTCCCCACGAACACGTCCGAGCCCAACATCTCCTCGGCGCGACGATTCACCTGTATGACCCGTCCTGCCGGGTCGAGCGCGATCATGCCGACGGCGGCCTCGTCCATGATCGCCTGCGTGCGCCGTGACGTGCGTACGAGCTGTCGGCGAGCTCTGCGCACACGGCTGACCATCCGGTTGAAGGCACGGAATACCGCGCCGAACTCGTCCGCACGCGTGCTGGGAAGGCGGAGCTGAAGGTCCCCCGCACCGACCGCTTCGGAGGCGACCTGAAGCGCCCGGAGCGGGCTCGTCAGGGCGCGCCCGACCATCCACGCCAATACGAGGGACAACGCGCCTCCGACGAGAGTCGCGAAGCCCATCAGCTCGATGAGATCGGTGGCCTGGATCGCCGTGGCGCCGGCTTGAAGCGGAACCTGCACACCGAGGATGTCACCGTCGGGGAGACGCCGGTACGCCGTGATGTACTGCCAGCGCCCCAGCGAAGTCTCTGTGTACTCCCGGATCCCTTCACTTCCGTCGAGCAGACGATGCTGCGCGAGCGGCATCCAGCCCTCGTACAGGCCGAGCTCGACGAGCTCCTCGACCGAGCCCTCCCGCAACTCGCCGTCCCGGTACTCGAGTAGCTCCGCGCCCACCTGCTGCGCGAGTCGCTCCATCCTGGTTCCCCCGGTCGCTCCGCCGAGCGAGAGGTACCAGTCCGCGGCGTCCTCGACGACTCGCTCGGCAATCGCTTGA
It encodes:
- a CDS encoding ISAzo13 family transposase encodes the protein MDEARPRRGPTHRRAPGPRPGHRGQGTNTTSHPGRRSRAGTPGGWRTASCGKTTPEVIAAIEGLMKHDVAGDPVTGVRWTRRTTEKISDELASLGIYVCTRTVARILKDLDYALRVNHKRVSRGSGPDRNEQFEYIAEQRTRFAGHGLPIVSIDAKKRELVGNFKNNGTAWRRTPDLVRDHDFRSEAKGIAIPYGIYDVCANRGTVFVGTSHDTPDFAADNLVRWWEWEGRERYTGAPKLLVLADGGCSNSPRVRAFKVALQTRLADPHQISVTVCHYPAGASKWNPIDHRLFSEISKNWAGQLLRSYAVHAALEPEAIDHVRFCTPEELFALLEELEAKSAGGEKTVRGWRVKTRYQALDEGEKTTRTRAIAKVILGAMKRLKDE
- a CDS encoding type II toxin-antitoxin system HicB family antitoxin, which gives rise to MRSYTFRIEIEKDSFPGGEPGFFVRVPALEHLGAATQGRTREEAMSHIHEVLQMIVEDLVEEGQPIPAEAATVSDEPLVTVTL
- a CDS encoding type II toxin-antitoxin system HicA family toxin, yielding MNPVDYSLLRSLTARRLEKALTREGFPIARQRGSHRRYSHSDGRRVTVPFSSAGETFLPKTPQSIIERQGHWTEADLQRLGLLK
- a CDS encoding YifB family Mg chelatase-like AAA ATPase; this encodes MLAHVHTAALRGVESFLVQVEVNLSSGLPAFTVVGLPHGAVRESRDRVAAALRNSGFPLPPRRITVNLAPGDVRKEGTAFDLPIAVGLLAAGGHLDDGRLGECAFLGELGLDGSLRPIRGALPIAAECAAAGIRTLVVPSANAGEASVVPGLTVLSAATLCDVITHFSGGRSLEKGALDLRGLLQESVSDGLDMRDVRGQAVAKRVLEIAAAGSHNVLFLGPPGSGKTMLARRLAGILPPLTLDEAIECTRVHSVAGTLGRGAPLVSRRPFRAPHHTVSDAGLVGGGSPIRPGEVSLAHNGVLFLDELAEFRRNVLDVLRQPLEAGVIHLSRAGSAVCFPARILLVAAMNPCPCGFWGDGTDRCLCDPTVVHRYMGRVSGPLIDRIDLHLHIPPVPFEQLAGDGEGSSSAQIKERVSKARRLQEARFEGVEAVHANGQMRPMELRRWCRPSRAVSRLLQRAVDRMGLSARSYHRILKVARTIADLDGVEEIRCRDAAEALQYRYLDRMRG
- a CDS encoding Re/Si-specific NAD(P)(+) transhydrogenase subunit alpha encodes the protein MKVAVLKETRPGERRVALVPQGVKALLKAGLDVTVQAGAGSASSISDDEYEEAGATVAPSAAEALRDAGIVLAVNAPSLGDVAAMSEGTILVSFMSPLTNPDLVRALAESKITGIAMEMVPRITRAQSMDALSSQATVAGYKAVLIAADHLPKFLPMFTTAAGTIRPAKALILGAGVAGLQAIATARRLGAVVQAFDVRPEVKEQVESLGASFLEADEEVAAEGEGGYAKELSEDQHQKELDLIAGAIADCDIVITTAQIPGRDAPLLITEDMVRSMRPGSVIIDLASESGGNCALTQSGETVVVHGVQILGPVNLAAGIPVHASQMYSKNIVTLVSEFVAEEGRIELDMENDVVGPSTVTHEGQVTNELVKNALSVS
- a CDS encoding NAD(P) transhydrogenase subunit alpha, with the translated sequence MGELMIGLYVFVLAALAGREVITKVPPTLHTPLMSGANAISGIAIVGAIVVAGRAEGTTQMVLGVVAITMATVNVIGGFMVTDRMLSMFRKR
- a CDS encoding NAD(P)(+) transhydrogenase (Re/Si-specific) subunit beta, which codes for MNADILVELTYLLSAILFVVGLKRLQSPATARGGNALASFAMLLAIIATVVDTDILSWTGILIGVAIGSIIGSIAARRVQMTAMPEMVGVFNAFGGGASALVAVAEFLNLPGVGLSTGGVSMLLGTLIGGVTFSGSFIAFAKLKGILTGNPITFPGQNATNALLVLGTLALGAMTLGVFGGQDPTTLFYVFCGISLLLGVLLVIPIGGADMPVVISLLNSYSGLAASAAGFVIGNMVLIIAGALVGASGLILTQLMCKGMNRSLANVVFGGFGGTAGVDRALIGKRPVRSTDAEAVAAELGYVNSVVVVPGYGLAVAQAQHELRKVGDLLEDRGVDVKYAIHPVAGRMPGHMNVLLAEADVSYDKLFDLDEINDDFSKTDAVLVVGANDVVNPAARDPQSVIAGMPILDVDKARRVIVMKRSLSPGFAGIDNELFYAENTLMFFGDAKESMGDLVREVRELA
- a CDS encoding amino acid decarboxylase, which produces MSRDLPPEEFRALAHEVADWMADYLAGVGDLPVFPDVRPGDVRAALPAAPPEVAEPLERVLADFRDIIVPGLTHWNHPGFFGYYAITGSAPGILGEMLAAALNVNAMVWRSSPAATELEETTTDWLRQLLGLPADFDGVINDTASSSSLYALAAARDVAYPDARERGLFGRPAGRVYASDQTHSSIEKAVLTLGFGRDGYRAIPSDSEFRMRPAALRAAIEEDMAAGVRPVAVVATLGTTSSSSIDPVSEIAEVARDFGLWLHVDAAYAGPAAIVPELRPLLAGWEHADSIVVNPHKWLFTPVDCSVLYCRRPERLVRAFSIVPEYLTAPQAEGGRNLMDYGVSLGRRFRSLKLWFVLRAFGREGIIERLRAHVAMAKEFTTWIDEAEQWKRVAPTPLSTVAFRFLAGGSDEQDADAANLRILERVNRSGEVLLTHTELGGRVALRLSIGNLRTTSSHVRRAWALLQNAADDERAV